The region GCTGCTGCTTTGTTATTTCCTTTTGTGCCCGGAAAACGTCCTTCTAATTTATCAGAAGACAAATATTTATCATGTTTGTAAAAGGTCTTAGACATCTCATTATTTTGTGCATTCAAATGAACACCACAAAATAAAATGCTCGCAAAAAGGTATTTTAAAGCTTTCATATTGTAACAATTACAGACTAGGTTCAAAAGAGGTATGTTTAATATATTTACGATCATAAGTATACAATACATGAATTCTCTTATCACTGGTCTGAATTATAGCTGGATAACTAAACTCCCCTTTTTCCTGTTTTTCAAGATCAAATAGTTTCTTCCAGTTCAGACCATCCTTTGAGTATTCTACATCCAAAATATTGCGCCCGTTAAACCAGTCCTTTCCTTGTGGTAATGGGTTATTAACCAATAAGAAAAGATTCTTATTTACCGTTAAAGCATCAATTCCCGAATTGGAATTGATCACGTTGATTGTATTGGTTCTAATCCAGCTTTTCCCGTTATCACCCGACCAGCTTGAAACTATTTTATTGTGTTTGCTTCTGGATAACATTTGAATATCAGTGGTACCGTGAACTAAAAATGTTGGCTGAATGATATTAAAATTCTGATTGTTTTCCACTGCTATTTTCTTCCAGGAATCCGTTAGTTCTGTATATTCTTCTACATGAACTCTCCATTCGTCAGTATTTACACTTTCTGTACTGCTTCCGCATAAAATTACTCCCGGAGTAGTTTCAATAGGTTTATTACGAATGGGACCGTAAATTCCTTCCGGAAGGTATTTTGGTTCTCCCCAGGTTGTTCCGTTATCTTTTGAAACGATCATAGCACCAAACCATTCTCTTGGATTCTTTCCAACTTTATAAAACAAATACAAATTCTGGCTTTTAGCTTTAAAAAGAACCGGATTCCAGCAAGGCAAAGTATCTGCACCTTTTATTAAAGGCTGAATCAGTTCTTTTGGCGTCGACCATTTTTTATCTTTATAATCCGCAATATAGATTCCCACATCTTTTGCGCCTTCATATTTTCCTCCAAACCAGGCTGCTAAAATTTCGTTTGGTTTATGTTCCACCAAAGTCGATGCATGACTGTTTGTTGTTACAGGAGGATCTGCAATATAACTACTTTCGATATTAACAGCTTTTGTTTGAGCTTTTAATCCATTAAAAACAAGAAAAATTGCCAGTAAAGCTGTTAGAGTATATTTTGTTTTTGATATCATTTTTTTTCTTTTTTTTTTAGAGGAAAGAAGCAAGAGGAAAAACTTAGAAAGTAAAAATCTTGTCTCTTGCTTCTTGCATCTAAAACATCTTTAATCTAACTCTTTTTCAAACCTACTTTATGTCCGGAAATAGCATAATAAAGGATAATAATATAACATGGTAATAGAATCCAATATCCCTTTGTTGAGGCAGAAGCTGTTGCATTTACTTCGCTAATTCCCTGAGCAATAAGATCTGCTTTTGTTCCGTCAACAAATTTTCCGTACAAAGGCGGAATCACAGCTCCACCTGAAATTGCCATTACCAATAAGGCTGCACCGGTTTTTGTGAATTTTCCTAAACCATTTAATGTTAAAGGCCATACTGCAGGCCAAACCAGAGCATTTGCTACACCCAATGCAGCAACGAATAAAACAGAGGTAAAACCGGTAGAAAATACGATACAGAAAGACAATACAATTCCTAAAACGGCACTTACTCTTAAAGCTAAAGCCTGAGTAATGTATTTCGGAATCAAAAATGCTCCTAATGCATAAGTGGCAACCATTGCCAATAAGGTAAAAGTGGTAAAAAATTTAGCATCTGCAGCAGGAAAACCTAAAGCGATTCCGTAAGCAATAATGGTATCACCTGCAATTACTTCTACTCCCACATACATAAACAACGTTAATACGCCTAACCAAAGGTGAGGAAACTGGAAAATGCTTGTTTTAGCTGTTTTTCCTTCTTCAGCTTCTTCAATTGGGGCTGCTTCTACGTTTGGTAACGGTGCTTTAAGAATTAATAATCCTAAAACAAATAAAACAATCGCCATAGAAATATAAGGTACTACTACACTGTCCGCCATATTATCTAATAAAGTATTCTTTTCTGAAGTACTTACATGACTTAATTTTTCCTGAATTTCGTCAATACCGGATAATAAAAGAGAACCAAAAATAAGAGAACCTAAAGCACCTGCAATTTTATTACAAATTCCCATAATAGAAATTCGTTTTGCAGCACTTTCAATTGGACCTAAAATCGTGATATACGGATTTGAAGCAGTCTGTAACAAAGTCATTCCCGCGCCCTGAATAAAGATTCCTGTCAGAAACATCCAATACGTTCTGGCTTCTGCAGCAGGAATAAAAATTAAAGCTCCGAATCCCATAATGAATAATCCTAAGGACATTCCTTTTTTATAACCAATTTTAGATAAAATAAAAGAAGCCGGAAGTGCCATAACCACAAACGAAATATAAGATGCTGAAGCAACCAGTAATGACTGCGCCGATGTTAATTCATTAATCGTCTTCATAAACGGAATCAATGCGCCATTGATCCAGGTAACAAATCCGAAAATAAAAAACAGACTTGCAATTATTAATATTGGCAATAAGTTTGGTTTGGTTTGTGAGGAGTTAGTGGTATTTGTGTTAACCATTTTTATTTTATGTTTTTGTGGTTTGATGATTTATTGAATTGGAGTTCATCATCATCGAGTTAATAGAATTTTTATGTCAATTACTGACATCTGGATAAAACAAAAGGAGAGTTACCTCTCCTTTTGCGTTTTAAGTAAGGACTGTGTCGATCTTTACTCACCAAATTAATTATTTTGTGTCCCACCAAAGTCTTGTTCCACCTGAATCAGCACCGCCTAATTTTACGATACCATCTTCAACAGCAGCTTTGTTTGATGAGTACTCATTTGTAGTATAAATAATTCTTTTCATTAAAGATTTACCAACTCCTGCATCCGGATTATCTGTATTTAAAACCGGATAGATTACTTTAGCATCACTTCTACGTAAATCTGCCCAAGCTTCCCAAGATTCAGGGAAAATTGCTAAGTATTTCTGAACTGCAATCTGTGTACGTTGATTAGCAACAGAAGAAGACCAAGCTACAGGCAATTTAACTGGAATATCCTGTAAATCTAAAGTTGGATATAATGTTAAGATGTTTGGCAATGTTGGTAATGTAGAACCATTGATGTAAGCGTTAACTACAGCTGCATCTGTTATATTCCATTGTGCAAGAGATAATCTAATACCTGTTTCATACAAAGTTTTAGCATCGCCACCCATGTTCCATCCATTTAAAGCTCCTTCTGCTCTTGTTAAGTAGTTTTCAGAAGCCATAAAGATTTCAATGTTTTTAGTTTCACTAAGTGTATTATTTGCACCATTTCCTAAAACTTCGTTGTTGAATTTAGAGAATTCAGTAGTTCCAAATTGATCTTCTAAACCTCCAACAGGATTTCCTCTATAAGCTCCAGTTGCAACTGGTGCAAACCATTTTGATAAACGTGGATCCTGGTATCCAACTAAGATACTTTCCATAGAAGCAGTCATTACATAACCCCAGCTGTTTACAATCATGTTTAGGTTGTTTGGAGTAATGTTGCTTGCTTTAAAAAATGCACTCTGATCGTTAGTCTGCATAACTCCTGCAGCTACAGCAGCTTCAGCCTGAGTTTTAGCTTTTCCTGGATCTTTATCAGAAATTCTCATTGCTAAACGCAATCTCATACTGTTACCAAAAATTCTCCATTTGTCAACACTTCCTGCATAAACTCTGTCGTTTGGAGCAAGAGAAGCAACTGTTGCAGTTGAAGAAGCTGTTAATGTAGCATTAGCTTCATCCAACAATTTGAAGAAATCTTCGTAAATAAATTCTACACTATCATAAGCAACGCTTTCTTTACCATTACCTGCCTGAGTGTAAGGAATTGGTCCGTAAGCATCAACCATTTGGTTGTACATGAAAACTTTCCAGATTTTAAGTACAGCTGTAGCTTCTGCATTAGTTTCAGATGCTTTTAAAGCATTTGATAAAGCTGGTACAGCAACTGTATAAAATCTTGTCCATCCTCTACCTTCGTATCCGTTAACGAAAGCATTTCTTTCAGTTCCATATCCACAGTTTAAATAGTGAATAAAAGTTGAAGATAAGATACCTGTAGCAATACCCCAAGTACCCTGATCATCTACACCTGGAGAAGAGTAAGAACCGTTGTGTATACCAGCATACAATGCAGAAGCAAATGCAGGACCAGCCAACGTAGCATCTAACTGATCTTCAGTCAATGAATTAGGATCTTTGTTTATTTCATCAAAGTCACCGGTACAGCTTGATAAAATCGAAACTGCCATCAATGCAACTCCTAATGTTTTTATTTTAAATCTATATTTCATGATATATCTTGTTTAATTAAAATCCAAATTTAACATTTACTCCGTAATCTCTCGTGGAAGGAATGTTGAAAGATTCAATACCTTGTAAGTTACCTGTACCTGCTCCTGCTTCCGGATCAAAGTATTTAGCTTTGTTTAAGAAGAAGAATAAGTTTCTACCTACTAAAGAGAAGTCGATACTTGAGAATCCTGAATTACCTAACATTTTTTTAGGTAAAGAGTATCCTAAAACAAGCTCTCTTAATCTGATGTTTGTAGCATCATAGATGAATGGCTCTGCAACTGGAGTTCTTTGTCCAATAGCTGTCCAGTATTGTTCAGCAGTAATACTTGTAGTATTTTGAACAAATCCTGAAGAAGTTTCAACCCAACCGTCAACAACAATTCCACCTTCTCTTCCTGCTAAAGTAACATCACTTACCCCTAAACCAGCTTGTCTAGCCTGAGTATATGAAATAACTTCACCACCAATTCTGAAATCAACTAAGAAGCTTAAAGAGAAATCTTTGTACTTAAAGTTGTTTTTGAAACCTCCTGTCCAGTCTGGATTGAAGTTACCAGCACGGAAATCAAAACCATTTGTTGCTAAAGGAATACCTGCAGAGTTAACAAGAATCTTCATTTCTCCTGTATTAACATCAAGACCTCTTTGGAAACCTTTAATGTATAAATCACCGTACTCACCACCCTGAACAACTTTACTTCTTACTAAACGTCCTTCACCTAAAACTAATTCATCTCTTCCATCATAAATAGATTTTACTTTTGATTTATAAGAAGCGTAGTTAGCTGTAATGTCCCAAGTAAAGTTTTGTGTTTGAATTGGAGTTGCAGTAAGTGTTACCTCGATACCTTTATTTTGAATATCACCACCATTTACAACAGCTCTTGAATATCCAGAAGACTCAGGAGTATTGATGTAGAAAATTTGGTTTTTAGTTAATGAATTGAAATAAGTGAAATCTAATCCTAAACGGTTGTTGAAGAATCTAATATCAGCACCAAACTCTGTAGAAGAAGAAATTTCCGGTTTTAAGTTTGGATTCGCTTTTGTGCTTTGTCCGTATAACATACCACCATTTCCTCCAATGTAAGAGTATCTTTGTTGTGTTTGGTAAGGATCTGTATCGTTACCAACTTCAGCGTAAGAAGCTCTAACTTTTGCAAAACTGATTGCTTCCGGTAATGTAAACATATCAGAAAGTACAGCAGAAAGACCGAAAGATGGGTAGAAATAATCTGTTGGTAATGTAGAAGACCAGTCATTTCTAGCTGTTACGTCTAAGAATAAATAGTTTCTGAAACCAAGTTGACCAAAACCGTAAACAGAGTTGATTCTTTTTTCTGAAGCTGTAGAGGTAGATGTAACAGTCTGAACGTTACTTAGGGCAAAGAAATTTCTTTTACTTAATACACCACCTGAATTTAAAGCTGAACTATTTTGTTGCAATGCATTCGCACCAGCATTAAGTCCGACAGAAAAATCACCGAATTTTTCATTGTAAGAAAGTAACGCGTCAACGTTTAACTCGCTAACTGTTTCATAAGATTCGCTGTAAGAACCCATGTTGCTGTTAAATGCATTTGTAGCGTATCTGTTTCTTACGTTTTTGTTTGTCATTTGGTCTAAACCAGCTCTACCTTGTAAGCTTAATGTTTTTGTAATCTCATATTTAAGAGACGCTAAACCAATAAATCTGTTTCTTTTGTCTGTACGAGCATCATCTCTTAAAGCAGACCAGAATGGGTTTCCACCAGGAGCTCCTGTTTCGTCAAGGAAGTAGTTTACTTGTCTTTGTCCTGCAGCATCAAAATATTCGAAATTTTTGTAATCGTTATAAGCGATACTACGAGGTAATAAGTAAGCAGATGTACCAATAGATTCCTCACCAGTTCTTAATAAGTTATCGATATCCTGAACGATGTAGTTTGTTTTAACATCTAAAGATAATTTATCAGAAATTTTGCTTGTCAATCTTAAGTTAAGATTGTGTCTGTCCATTGCATTTCCTCCAACAATACCTTCAGCACGTGTGTTAGTATAAGAGAAGTATCCTTGTGCTTTTTCGTTACCAGTTGTTACTGTTAAAGTATTAGCTAAGTTATAACCCGTTTTGTAAAAATCAATTACGTTGTTTGGTTGTGGAGAATAGCTTTGAGTAGCTGGTCCCGCGTAATTTGGGTTACGAACTAACTGCCAGTTAGAAACCTGACTTCCGTCTAATCTGCCTCCCCAGCTTGAAGAAGAGTTTGGAACATAAGTTCCGTTCGTTCCTTGTCCGTACTCGTTTTGTAAGTTCATCAAATTATAAGCAGAAGATGCCATAAAGTTAGATGATAAAGATACAGATGTTTTTCCGGCTTTACCTGATTTAGTTGTAATTACGATTACACCATTTGATGCACGTGATCCATAAAGAGCTGCCGCAGACGGTCCTTTAAGAACAGTCATCGAAGCGATATCTTCCGGGTTAATGTTAGAAATACCATCTGGCTGTGTAGTTCCTCCTGTATCAATATCAGGATTACCTGTTGTGGTACCGTTACTAATTGGCACACCATCTACAACATATAAAGGCTGGTTGTTTCCGTTAAGAGATCTGTTACCTCTTAAAGTAATTCTGGAAGAAGAACCAACACCATTTGAAGTAGTAGAGAAGTTAAGACCAGCAACTTTACCAGAAAGTGAGTTGGCAACGTTTAATGATCTTGCTTCTGATAATTCGTCTACTGAAACGTTTTGTGCAGAATAAGTAATTGCTTTTTTCTCTCTTTTAATACCAAGAGCAGTTACAACTACCTCTCCTAATTGTTGTGTGTCTGCACCTAAAGACACATTAATAGTAGTTTGTGATCCTACAGCAACTTCTTTTGTAGCAGATCCTACATAAGTAAATACTAAAACTGAAGATGAGCTTGGAACACTAATGCTATATTTTCCATCAAAATCTGATGAAGCACTTGTTTTAGTTCCTTTAACAATAATATTTGCTCCAGGAATCGGAATCCCGCTAACAGCATCTGTTATCGTTCCTTTTACTGTAGTCTGTGCTTCCAGGCTTTGGAACCCGAAGATACATATGACGAACAGTAATTTTAGTACGTTTTTAATCATATTAGTTGTTTTTTTAGAGTTAATAACATGTTAAATTTAAGAATACGTTTTGTTAACAATACATAATTTCGACAAATGACAATTTTACAAAGGTGTTGGTGAAACTTTGGTCGAAAATTGAAAGAAAACGTTTTCATTTGTAATCCAACTCTGCCTTATTTTAAAAGCTAAAACTCTATTATTTGAAGAGATTTTGACCTTTTATAATTGTATTCATTTTTTTAAAGCAAAAACGCCGAAAAATATTCGGCGTTTTCAGGTTTTTAGTTCAAAACCTTGAATTTAGTTTTCAATAAATCGGTCGAATTTCCGCCCACCATAACTTCGAAATCTCCAGGCTCTACAACACGCTTCATTTCTCTGTTCCAAAGAGATAGCTCATCCGGAGTAAGTGTAAATTCAACATTTTTTATTTCACCTTTTTTGATATTTAATCTTTTGAATCCTTTTAACGTTTTTTCAGGAGTTGTTGTACTGCTGTAAACATCATTAATGTACAATTGAACCACTTCGTCTCCGTCTCTGTCTCCGACGTTTTTAACATCAACAGAAACCTTTACTTCGCCGTTTGGCTTAATTTCAGTAGTATTCAGTTTTAAATTAGAATATTCAAACTTCGTATAACTCAATCCGTAACCGAATGAATATAAAGGATGTTCGCTTTCTGCAACGTATTTATGGATCGCAGATGGCTTTTGGTTATAATATATAGGTAACTGCCCAACCGATTTTGGAACCGTAATTGGTAATCTTCCGCCTGGATTATAATCTCCAAATAAAACGTCAGCCACTGCTCTTCCACCTAATTCACCTGGAAACCATCCTTCTAAAACTGCCGGAATATTTTCAGCAATCCAGTTGGTAGAAAGTGGACGACCGTTTAATAACACACAAACTACCGGAGTTCCTGTTTTTTGAATTTCTTCAATCAATTGCTGTTGGATTCCGAATAAGTCTAAAGAAGCAACGTCTCTATTTTCTTCTACCAATTCGTTAGATTCTCCTAAAACAACAATCGCAACATCAGCTTTTTTAGCGGCATCTATTGCCGGCTGTAAGTTTACTTTTTCTAAATTCCAACGGAAATGAGCTCTGGCTCCCCAGCCTCCTTCCCACATTTCGATGCGGACTTTATATTTTTTACCTTTTTCGATATTTTTTGGAACCGTCACCATACTTGTTGCTCCTTTTGTCCAGTTGTCGATTACCAATTGGTCATCAATGTACATTCTGATTCCGTCATCAGAACTTAAACCTAACCAACCGTCCAATGCTTGATCCGATTTTAAAAATCCTGTCCATCTGATAGAAAAATCATCTACATTCACACCATCTCCGGGCGCCCAAGGCCAGTCAAACTCTAACTGACTGTCGATACGAGTCAATGCTGGAGTTCCTTCTAATTCTCTATTGTTGAAATATTCTCCTTTTAAACCATTTTGAGATTCGTCTGGAGTAAATAAGTATTTAGATGGGATAATTTGTCCTTTTACAATTAATGGAACACCTTCTTCATAAACTACATTAGCCGTTTTTCCAACCAACTCCTTAACTCCTTCATAAACCGTCATTCCAACGCTGTTTTTCGGAGCATACCCCCCCAATCTTGAAGCATTTGCATTTGGTCCGATAACTGCAATGTTTTTCAAAGATTTACTTAAAGGCAAAGTATTGTTTTCGTTTTTCAATAAAACCATTGATTTTTGAGCTGCTTCCAAAGCAACCGCTTGGTTTTCTTTAGTATGAAAACGCTCTTTAATCAGATTTTTTTCTGTGTACGGATTTTCAAATAATCCTAATAAGAATTTCAAACGTAAAACTCCTCCCGCAGCACGGTCAATATTTTCCTTCGTCAATTTCTTTTCATTTACTAATTCAATAATGGTATTCTGCCAAAATTCATTACTAAAATCATAAAACTGCATATCTACACCAGCAGAAACTGCTTCTCGAATAGCGTCTTTTGGAGAATCAGCTACTTTGTGAGTTGTCTGAATGTATTTAATAGCTCCCAAATCTGAAACTACAATTCCTTTAAATCCCCATTCTTTTCTCAAAACATCCGTCAATAACCAGTGATTTGCAGCACAAGGAATTCCGTCTAACTC is a window of Flavobacterium crocinum DNA encoding:
- a CDS encoding sialidase family protein, translated to MISKTKYTLTALLAIFLVFNGLKAQTKAVNIESSYIADPPVTTNSHASTLVEHKPNEILAAWFGGKYEGAKDVGIYIADYKDKKWSTPKELIQPLIKGADTLPCWNPVLFKAKSQNLYLFYKVGKNPREWFGAMIVSKDNGTTWGEPKYLPEGIYGPIRNKPIETTPGVILCGSSTESVNTDEWRVHVEEYTELTDSWKKIAVENNQNFNIIQPTFLVHGTTDIQMLSRSKHNKIVSSWSGDNGKSWIRTNTINVINSNSGIDALTVNKNLFLLVNNPLPQGKDWFNGRNILDVEYSKDGLNWKKLFDLEKQEKGEFSYPAIIQTSDKRIHVLYTYDRKYIKHTSFEPSL
- a CDS encoding sugar MFS transporter yields the protein MVNTNTTNSSQTKPNLLPILIIASLFFIFGFVTWINGALIPFMKTINELTSAQSLLVASASYISFVVMALPASFILSKIGYKKGMSLGLFIMGFGALIFIPAAEARTYWMFLTGIFIQGAGMTLLQTASNPYITILGPIESAAKRISIMGICNKIAGALGSLIFGSLLLSGIDEIQEKLSHVSTSEKNTLLDNMADSVVVPYISMAIVLFVLGLLILKAPLPNVEAAPIEEAEEGKTAKTSIFQFPHLWLGVLTLFMYVGVEVIAGDTIIAYGIALGFPAADAKFFTTFTLLAMVATYALGAFLIPKYITQALALRVSAVLGIVLSFCIVFSTGFTSVLFVAALGVANALVWPAVWPLTLNGLGKFTKTGAALLVMAISGGAVIPPLYGKFVDGTKADLIAQGISEVNATASASTKGYWILLPCYIIILYYAISGHKVGLKKS
- a CDS encoding SusD/RagB family nutrient-binding outer membrane lipoprotein gives rise to the protein MKYRFKIKTLGVALMAVSILSSCTGDFDEINKDPNSLTEDQLDATLAGPAFASALYAGIHNGSYSSPGVDDQGTWGIATGILSSTFIHYLNCGYGTERNAFVNGYEGRGWTRFYTVAVPALSNALKASETNAEATAVLKIWKVFMYNQMVDAYGPIPYTQAGNGKESVAYDSVEFIYEDFFKLLDEANATLTASSTATVASLAPNDRVYAGSVDKWRIFGNSMRLRLAMRISDKDPGKAKTQAEAAVAAGVMQTNDQSAFFKASNITPNNLNMIVNSWGYVMTASMESILVGYQDPRLSKWFAPVATGAYRGNPVGGLEDQFGTTEFSKFNNEVLGNGANNTLSETKNIEIFMASENYLTRAEGALNGWNMGGDAKTLYETGIRLSLAQWNITDAAVVNAYINGSTLPTLPNILTLYPTLDLQDIPVKLPVAWSSSVANQRTQIAVQKYLAIFPESWEAWADLRRSDAKVIYPVLNTDNPDAGVGKSLMKRIIYTTNEYSSNKAAVEDGIVKLGGADSGGTRLWWDTK
- a CDS encoding SusC/RagA family TonB-linked outer membrane protein, with protein sequence MIKNVLKLLFVICIFGFQSLEAQTTVKGTITDAVSGIPIPGANIIVKGTKTSASSDFDGKYSISVPSSSSVLVFTYVGSATKEVAVGSQTTINVSLGADTQQLGEVVVTALGIKREKKAITYSAQNVSVDELSEARSLNVANSLSGKVAGLNFSTTSNGVGSSSRITLRGNRSLNGNNQPLYVVDGVPISNGTTTGNPDIDTGGTTQPDGISNINPEDIASMTVLKGPSAAALYGSRASNGVIVITTKSGKAGKTSVSLSSNFMASSAYNLMNLQNEYGQGTNGTYVPNSSSSWGGRLDGSQVSNWQLVRNPNYAGPATQSYSPQPNNVIDFYKTGYNLANTLTVTTGNEKAQGYFSYTNTRAEGIVGGNAMDRHNLNLRLTSKISDKLSLDVKTNYIVQDIDNLLRTGEESIGTSAYLLPRSIAYNDYKNFEYFDAAGQRQVNYFLDETGAPGGNPFWSALRDDARTDKRNRFIGLASLKYEITKTLSLQGRAGLDQMTNKNVRNRYATNAFNSNMGSYSESYETVSELNVDALLSYNEKFGDFSVGLNAGANALQQNSSALNSGGVLSKRNFFALSNVQTVTSTSTASEKRINSVYGFGQLGFRNYLFLDVTARNDWSSTLPTDYFYPSFGLSAVLSDMFTLPEAISFAKVRASYAEVGNDTDPYQTQQRYSYIGGNGGMLYGQSTKANPNLKPEISSSTEFGADIRFFNNRLGLDFTYFNSLTKNQIFYINTPESSGYSRAVVNGGDIQNKGIEVTLTATPIQTQNFTWDITANYASYKSKVKSIYDGRDELVLGEGRLVRSKVVQGGEYGDLYIKGFQRGLDVNTGEMKILVNSAGIPLATNGFDFRAGNFNPDWTGGFKNNFKYKDFSLSFLVDFRIGGEVISYTQARQAGLGVSDVTLAGREGGIVVDGWVETSSGFVQNTTSITAEQYWTAIGQRTPVAEPFIYDATNIRLRELVLGYSLPKKMLGNSGFSSIDFSLVGRNLFFFLNKAKYFDPEAGAGTGNLQGIESFNIPSTRDYGVNVKFGF
- a CDS encoding glycoside hydrolase family 3 protein; its protein translation is MLQLKMRKTAIIFVMAVGFLNQTHAQKKYPYQDAKLPVEERVQDLLSRMTLEEKVRQMDMYRGDFFKDKEDFAKSKSAEKIGKLGIGAIHDLYPRSAKMINDLQTNVIKGNRWGIPALIMCEMLHGYLDEGSTAFPMNIGLGATWDVAVMDKVGKVIGMEARAHGVHFGFGPNLDLGREPRWGRVAETFGEDAFLNSEIGLAFIKGLQGDDLKSDRSIIAEPKHFAVHGIPQAGGNSSPILVGERSAREDHLPSFEKAFRKGGALGTMCAYSELDGIPCAANHWLLTDVLRKEWGFKGIVVSDLGAIKYIQTTHKVADSPKDAIREAVSAGVDMQFYDFSNEFWQNTIIELVNEKKLTKENIDRAAGGVLRLKFLLGLFENPYTEKNLIKERFHTKENQAVALEAAQKSMVLLKNENNTLPLSKSLKNIAVIGPNANASRLGGYAPKNSVGMTVYEGVKELVGKTANVVYEEGVPLIVKGQIIPSKYLFTPDESQNGLKGEYFNNRELEGTPALTRIDSQLEFDWPWAPGDGVNVDDFSIRWTGFLKSDQALDGWLGLSSDDGIRMYIDDQLVIDNWTKGATSMVTVPKNIEKGKKYKVRIEMWEGGWGARAHFRWNLEKVNLQPAIDAAKKADVAIVVLGESNELVEENRDVASLDLFGIQQQLIEEIQKTGTPVVCVLLNGRPLSTNWIAENIPAVLEGWFPGELGGRAVADVLFGDYNPGGRLPITVPKSVGQLPIYYNQKPSAIHKYVAESEHPLYSFGYGLSYTKFEYSNLKLNTTEIKPNGEVKVSVDVKNVGDRDGDEVVQLYINDVYSSTTTPEKTLKGFKRLNIKKGEIKNVEFTLTPDELSLWNREMKRVVEPGDFEVMVGGNSTDLLKTKFKVLN